From a single Onychomys torridus chromosome 9, mOncTor1.1, whole genome shotgun sequence genomic region:
- the Psmb5 gene encoding proteasome subunit beta type-5 codes for FFPCSCAFPGLYYVDSEGNRISGTAFSVGSGSVYAYGVMDRGYSYDLEVEDAYDLARRAIYQATYRDAYSGGAVNLYHVRENGWIRVSSDNVADLHDKYTAPVS; via the coding sequence ttttttccctgcTCATGTGCTTTTCCAGGCCTCTACTATGTAGACAGTGAGGGGAACCGGATCTCTGGAACTGCCTTCTCTGTGGGTTCTGGCTCCGTGTATGCTTACGGAGTCATGGACCGAGGCTACTCCTATGACCTAGAAGTGGAGGATGCGTATGATCTGGCTCGCCGAGCCATCTACCAAGCCACCTACAGAGACGCCTACTCTGGAGGTGCCGTCAACCTCTACCACGTGCGGGAGAATGGCTGGATCCGAGTCTCCAGTGACAATGTAGCTGATTTGCACGACAAGTATACGGCACCTGTCTCCTGA